The genomic segment AGTTCAATCCAGGCTTTCCAATTATTATTGGAAAAGGAGAATACACAGAGTGGATGGTAGAGAAAGGGCCAGCAGGGtcagaatgggctgaatggcctgttcctgtaacCAGGAAGTGCTGGACAGAGgtttggaatgggggggggggggggggttcccggtCTTTCCCGGAGATTCCCGGATATGTTTCAATTTCTTTTCCGGTGACGTCGAGAAAGGGGCGGGGCCGGTCCGTGATTGGCTGTCGGTCCGTGATTGGCTGTCGGTGACGTCAATGCCGGCTATAAAGGCGGGGCTCCGGGGCCGGAGCAGCATTTACCCCAGAGACAGACAACAAAGCAGAAACCAGACCAGACCCCCGGGAGCagagacccagagagagacccagacacagaccgagagagagacccagagacccagagagagagagagagagagagagacccagccacagacccagagagagagcagagagcccgGGAGCAGAGACCCAGCCACAGACCCAGAGACCAGACACCCGGGAGCAGAGACCCAGACCCAGAgccagagcgagagcgagagacccagagagagacccagccacagaccgagagagagacccagagagagagagagagagagcccgggaacagagagagacccagaaagagagagagagagagacccagccaCAGACCCAGAGACGGAGGCAGCACCGAGAGCCGGAGACCGACAGCACAGAGACGGAGATGAGCCGCACCCACAACTCCCACCCGGGCAGCACAACCTTCTGGAATTACCTTCCACCGGCTGACAAGTGGCACCAACAGGTACGTGAGGGAGGGGACCGCTCTCTTCTAGCacaggctggatgggccgaatgacctcttacTGAGCTGTGAGGATAGAGGGTCTGGGTTGATTGTTTAAAGATAATTGATTTGTCTCTTTCTGTTCCAGATCAGTCTCGAGTTCCTGCCATGGCCCTGAGCACAGCAGCAGCGATGATGGGCAACCTGCTGGCTCCTTACTGCTACAACCCACACCTGGCACAGGTATTGCAGAGGAGCAGCTTCAGTCACCCTCCCTCTAGTCCCAGCAGCAATGACATGGCAGCTATGGGAAGCAGAAAGGCTAACACTCACCTCCAGAAGGATCGTCTTGACGCCTTGTCTGGGAGCGGAGGAgttgccctcctgtggtgggtgggtgaagaCCAGATGGAGTCGGACCATCGGAGAGACGTTCCATCCATTTGTACAAATCCATTCATTCTGTCCATCAGCATGGAGCAGACCGGCTGGTCCCCAGACCAGACCAGCCGGTCATTGGGTCAGGAAGATGAGCAGGCTCTTTCTGATTGGCTCAGTGATACTGAGGAGAGTGATTGGTCTGTCAATAGTGAAGATGATTCATCAGATGATGAGCAAGAGAATGATGAAAATGAAGCCAATGACCTTTGGAACTCATTTATTGACCATGATCCCTACAATCCCATGAACTTTTCCGCCTCCACTGGGCGCCAGTCTGTGGACCAGAATAAGAAACTTGCTGAAGATTCTGAAAATGATAAACAGAGCGATTCATATTTACAAAACCCTGATCCTTGTAACCTACTGAATACTTCTGTCCACACTCTGACTAACGGAGCCACTGACAACAGAATAATGGACGGTGTCCAAAACGCTGAGATGTTGGAGGAGGTGACAGCAGCCAATCCCAGTCTCTGTGAAAATGAACACTGCTCGACACCAACTGTGAAACCAGGAGCCTGTCCGCTGCAGGGAAAAACTCTCAAAAAGGTGGGTTTCCGTGATCCAAGAGGCATTTAATTCACCCTCATAGGTTACCATCCAGGCTTTAAAACTGATTGGGAGATGCTGCAGCATCTGGGTGACTTGTTTCTATGCaagtaataataacaatctttattattgtcacaagtaggcttacattaacactgcaatgaagttactgtgacaatcatCTATTTGCCACACactgccacctgttcgggtacactgagggagaattcagaatgtccagttcacctaacagcacgtctttcgggacttgtgggaggaaaccggagcacccggaggaaacccacgcagacactgggagaacgtgtagactccgcacagacagtgacccaagctggggtccctggagctgggaaggggAAAATTCTGTGGTAATTCATTAAAATGTATTCCTGTCCCggctggcatggtggtgcagtggttagcgctgctgcctcacggcactgaggatctgggttcaatcttggcccttggtcactgtggagattgcacttt from the Scyliorhinus canicula chromosome 23, sScyCan1.1, whole genome shotgun sequence genome contains:
- the LOC119956438 gene encoding protein phosphatase 1 regulatory subunit 15B-like; translation: MALSTAAAMMGNLLAPYCYNPHLAQVLQRSSFSHPPSSPSSNDMAAMGSRKANTHLQKDRLDALSGSGGVALLWWVGEDQMESDHRRDVPSICTNPFILSISMEQTGWSPDQTSRSLGQEDEQALSDWLSDTEESDWSVNSEDDSSDDEQENDENEANDLWNSFIDHDPYNPMNFSASTGRQSVDQNKKLAEDSENDKQSDSYLQNPDPCNLLNTSVHTLTNGATDNRIMDGVQNAEMLEEVTAANPSLCENEHCSTPTVKPGACPLQGKTLKKVRFSPVVTVHPMIVWDFAYRAARRGPWEQCARDRSRFQRRIAEAEAVIASCFERDHREAVWRKLSAV